In the genome of Flavobacteriaceae bacterium YJPT1-3, the window AGCAGCTTCACCAGCAGATCGACTGTGCGTGAATGTATCCAACAAGAGCAATTCCAGGAGCGTTTTATGCGCCTTGTGAGCGTAAAAATCACTTTCTGCAGGAGCAGAAAACTGGAGGTTATACGCCATTTCTAAATAGCGCGCATACTTGGCTTCAAGTCGGGTCATGTTGAATTTTGCGGACATGATACTCAATTAACGCTTCTAATATATTTCATAATGACTTGTCATTCAGATAACTTAATATTAAATTAACAAAAAAAGCCGATGGTTTCTTAAGACCATCGACTTTTACAATGAATGATGGAAAGCCCCTAATCTTTCCATACTTCAAAGGTGAATATTTTATAAGTTGTGCAGGTGATCGAAACGTTACGTTATTTTTAATTTAACTATGCATCATTTTAAAACCTTAGGTCTAATCTGTTTGCTTTTTGTGCCTTCGCTATCGATGGCGCAAGAGGGATGTGCTTGTTGTACGGCCAATCATCAGGCTTTTGACTTTTGGGTGGGCGAATGGCAGGTGATGGGTCCTGAAAATAAGCTTGCTGGAACGAATTCCATTACGAAAGAACAGGACGGTTGTGTATTGAAAGAACATTGGACAAGCATCAATGGGGCCTATTCCGGAACCAGCTATAATTTTTACAATGCACAAACCGAGCAATGGGAACAATTATGGATTGACAACAACGGTGGATTTTTAAAACTTTCCGGGCAGCGTATCGGTGATCAAATGATCATGCGATCAGCGGCTCAAGAAGATGCTACGGGTGTCCCCGTCGTGAATCGGATCACCTGGACACGAAACGATGATGGTTCGGTACGGCAACTTTGGGAACTACTAAAAGGTGAGGAACAACCGCAAGTGCTGTTCGACGGGCTCTATCTTAAAAAAACTTAAGCATAGGTTTGTTGGCGCAGTTGTTCTGTTTCCTCAGCCGATTTGAAGACTTCCCAGGTTTTTCCCTGGGTGCGTAGTGCCCCCAGTATATTAGCAAATTGACCGGCCTTGATGGGATCGTTGTATTTTGCAAATCCGTAGGCCAGCCCTCCGGCAAACGAATCTCCACAGCCGGTGGTGTCGATAACCTTACCTACCGGCATCGATGAAATCCAGTCTTTTTTTATTTGACCATCTTCCAATTGATACAGCACGCATCCACGGGAGTCCATCGTGACATAAAGGTATTGGGTACCCTTGCTCAGCACGTGCGCTGCCAGGTCATCCAAATGATCAGTAGCCTCTTCGTCATAAATGGAAGGCAGATCATTTTCGTATTCATTTTTAAACCACATGCACTGCGACTCCTCCAAATTCATTTTAAGCACATCAATGTAGGGCAGCCATTCGTCTGCATCTACCCAAAATTTGCGATGCCGATGCCCCGTGACATCCATAGAAGTAGTCGCGCCGTGGGCATCGAAGACTATAATGCCCTTGGAGTTTTTCTTAATAAACTGCAAGCTGCTCAAAGCGATCTCAAAATCAGTAATGGGAACAAAAACAAAGGCGGCGGCATCCAAATGGGCTTCAAAGTCGGTGGGAACCAAGGGGTTCATGCAAGCCAATTGTTTCTCCTCTCTATTGTTTTGATCTTTAAAATCCAAATAGATCACGGTGCCCCGATCTAATTCGTCGCTTATACTAGTCGTATCCACATTGCTAAAATCACGTAACTCGCTAAGAATGGCTGTTCGATCCTTACGATGTACATTGGAAACGGGGACTACCTGATCTTCAGCATTCATCAGCTTGCTCAAGGCAACCACCGGGTGAGTCACGCAGCCATAGCGCATGATGATATCATTTTCATACGTGGAAATGGTATCCCGGGGGATTGGTCCTGCAACTACGATCTTCATGGGCTTCATAGTCTGCGATCTTGTAAGGCGAATACCCGTCTAAGCAAGTCTGTGGTTCTTGCAGAAACCTGATTTCTGATCTGTTGCTCTTCAACGGCGATCATGGTGAACACTCCTTCCAGGGCCTCTCTGGTCACGTAATCGGTGAGATCAGGATTCACATCATTCGTCAAGGGTAATTCATTGTATCGGGTGATCAGATTATTCCAAATTTGATCCGCTCCTACCTTGGCAAAAGAATTTTGAATGACCGGATTGAACTTTTGATACAGGGCGTCCTCCGTACGTGCCTCAAGATAGGAGGTCGCAGCACGATCATTACCGAGTAATATGGTGCGAGCATCGGTAAAAGTGATGCCTTTGACCGCCTCCACAAAAATAGGGGTCGCTTCTTTGACCGCATCTTCTGCAGCGCGATTCAATTGCTTGATTCCTTCGTCGGCCAGGCTGCCTAGACCTACAGCCCGTAAGGTTTTATCCACTTTTTGTAACTCGGCCGGTAAGAGGATCTTGACCAATTCGTTCTGATAAAATCCATCTTCCTCGGTCAGCCTGGTGACTTGTTTTTCAATGCCAAAATCCAAAGCCTGGCGCAGGCCGCTGGCTATGGTTTCCGAATCCATTCCGTCTTGCCCGGGTAATCCGCCAATGACTCCCTGAAGCTCCGCACAAGAGCTGAGGACAAACAAACAACTGATCGCAATGAGTTTTTTCATTCTACTGTAGCTATACGATCAAATATACTAATTCTTGAACGGGGAGAAAGCCTTAGGAGAAGATGATGGTTTTATTTCCATAAACCAGGATTTTATGATCCAAATGGGCTTTGACGGCGCGTGCCAGTACGATCTTCTCCAGATCGCGGCCTTTCATGATAAAATCCTGCACTCCGTGTATGTGCGATACGCGCACGGTTTCCTGTTCAATGATGGGCCCCTCATCCAGATCAGAGGTCACGTAGTGACTGGTAGCGCCAATGATCTTGACGCCTCTGTCGAAAGCCGCGTGATAGGGCTTGGCCCCTACGAAAGCCGGTAGGAAAGAATGATGGATGTTGATGATTTTGTTGGGGTAGTGGGCGACAAAATCTGCCGAAATGATCTGCATATATCGCGCCAGGACGATCAGATCAATCTCGTGCTTTTGAAGGAGTTCCAGCTGCTTGGTTTCAGCCTCCTTTTTGGTCTCCTTATTTACAGGAATATGGAAAAACGGAATGTCGAATTGTTTGGCAACGCCAGATAAGTCCGGGTGATTACTGATAATGAGACTTATGGCTCCACGGAGCTCTCCGGTCGCATGTCTTCCCAACAGGTCGTACAGGCAGTGGTCATATTTGGACACAAGGAGGGCGATTCGGGAGGTTTCATTGTGATCAAAGAGCTGCCAGGATAAATCATAGGGATTAGCCATCTTCGTTTGAAAGCTTTCGCGAAAGCGAATCAATTCCGTTGCGGTATCAAAAGCACATACCAGACGCATAAAAAAGGTATCGGTCTCCCGGTCGACATGCTGATCCAGATAAATGATATTGGCCTGTGCCTCCTTGACGAAGGTGGTAATGGCAGCAACCAAACCTTTACGGTCCGGACAATGAATGAGAATAATGGCTTGGGTCATGTGGTTGATGGAGTAAGTGAAATCGGCATAAACTACTGATAGTGATGCGTGTAATCTCTAAAATAGGAATTTTTTTTAGCCTGACTAGGAGCGGTGGATAGATTGGCCTCACTATATCGTTTGCGCCACTTAAAAATCCTTATTTTTGCACTTCAAAAGCAAGCTGGTTCATGAAAAACCCTGAAGTCTACACACCTAAGCATAAAATTCGAATTGTTACTGCAGCCTCGCTCTTTGATGGCCATGATGCGGCGATCAATATCATGCGACGCATCATCCAGTCTACTGGGGTAGAGGTGATCCATTTGGGGCACGATCGCTCGGTGGAGGAAGTGGTGAATACGGCCATACAGGAAGATGCTCATGCCATCGCCATGACCAGTTATCAAGGTGGCCATAATGAGTACTTCAAATACATGTACGACTTACTACACGAGAAAGGATCAGGGCATATCAAAATTTTTGGAGGAGGCGGAGGCGTCATTCTACCCGAGGAGATCAAAGAACTCATGGAGTATGGGATCACGCGAATCTACTCTCCCGATGACGGACGCGAGATGGGATTGCAAGGGATGATCAATGATCTAGTTAAGCAATCAGACTATGCGCTAGGCGATGCTCTAAATGATGAATTGGATCAATTAGAGCGACAGGAGCCCAAAGCGATCGCCCGACTGATCTCTGCGGCAGAAAATTATCCGGACAAGCATTCGGAAATCTTGAACACCATTCACGAAAGAAATAAAGAAATTAAACTACCCGTCTTAGGAATCACCGGAACCGGAGGCGCGGGAAAATCTTCGCTGGTCGATGAACTCGTTCGTCGATTTCTTCTGGATTTCCCCGATAAGAGTATTGGATTGATCTCGGTAGATCCTTCTAAAAGAAAAACAGGCGGTGCCTTGCTGGGAGATCGTATCCGTATGAACAGCATCAATTCGCCTCGGGTATACATGCGTTCTTTGGCGACGCGCCAAAGCAATCTGGCCTTATCCAAACACGTGGCTGAAGCCGTCGAGGTGCTTAAAGCGGCCCGTTACGACCTGATCATTCTGGAAACTTCCGGAATAGGCCAGAGCGATACGGAGATCATTGAACACTCAGACGTTTCGCTCTATGTCATGACCCCTGAATTCGGAGCGGCCACTCAATTGGAAAAAATTGACATGCTCGATTTTGCCGATCTGGTGGCGATCAATAAGTTCGACAAACGGGGAGGGCTGGATGCCTTGCGGGATGTTCGCAAACAATACATGCGAAACAATAATCTTTGGGATATTGAACAAGAAAAGCTTCCAATTTACGGGACCATCGCTTCTCAATTCAATGATCAAGGTATGAATCGTCTGTATGCAGCAGTTATGCGAACGCTGACGGAGAAAACCGAGTCGACCTGGAATTCAGACCTGGAGTTAACCCAGGAAATGAGTGAAAAGATATTCGTGATTCCACCGGCCCGCACCCGCTATCTTTCAGAGATCGCAGAGAATAATCGAGCCTACGATCAAACCGCCGCTGATCAGGCACAAACCGCTCAGCGCCTGTACGGTATTTATAAATCCATGGAAACCATAGCCGGTCAGGAGCCCAAATTAGACAAGTCAGGTTTGGATATTTCTGAACTGACCCCTACACAGGAAGATGATCAGGCACTGCTTAAATTGTTGCTGGCTCAATTCGACAAGACGAAAATGGATTTGGACCCTTACAACTGGGAAGTTATCCTCGGGTGGAGTG includes:
- a CDS encoding carbohydrate kinase family protein — translated: MKPMKIVVAGPIPRDTISTYENDIIMRYGCVTHPVVALSKLMNAEDQVVPVSNVHRKDRTAILSELRDFSNVDTTSISDELDRGTVIYLDFKDQNNREEKQLACMNPLVPTDFEAHLDAAAFVFVPITDFEIALSSLQFIKKNSKGIIVFDAHGATTSMDVTGHRHRKFWVDADEWLPYIDVLKMNLEESQCMWFKNEYENDLPSIYDEEATDHLDDLAAHVLSKGTQYLYVTMDSRGCVLYQLEDGQIKKDWISSMPVGKVIDTTGCGDSFAGGLAYGFAKYNDPIKAGQFANILGALRTQGKTWEVFKSAEETEQLRQQTYA
- a CDS encoding DUF4197 domain-containing protein; the encoded protein is MKKLIAISCLFVLSSCAELQGVIGGLPGQDGMDSETIASGLRQALDFGIEKQVTRLTEEDGFYQNELVKILLPAELQKVDKTLRAVGLGSLADEGIKQLNRAAEDAVKEATPIFVEAVKGITFTDARTILLGNDRAATSYLEARTEDALYQKFNPVIQNSFAKVGADQIWNNLITRYNELPLTNDVNPDLTDYVTREALEGVFTMIAVEEQQIRNQVSARTTDLLRRVFALQDRRL
- the purU gene encoding formyltetrahydrofolate deformylase, with amino-acid sequence MTQAIILIHCPDRKGLVAAITTFVKEAQANIIYLDQHVDRETDTFFMRLVCAFDTATELIRFRESFQTKMANPYDLSWQLFDHNETSRIALLVSKYDHCLYDLLGRHATGELRGAISLIISNHPDLSGVAKQFDIPFFHIPVNKETKKEAETKQLELLQKHEIDLIVLARYMQIISADFVAHYPNKIINIHHSFLPAFVGAKPYHAAFDRGVKIIGATSHYVTSDLDEGPIIEQETVRVSHIHGVQDFIMKGRDLEKIVLARAVKAHLDHKILVYGNKTIIFS